The following DNA comes from Notolabrus celidotus isolate fNotCel1 chromosome 12, fNotCel1.pri, whole genome shotgun sequence.
aacatacatttttgatGAATGAACTGAGGTTTTTATAAcagtaaaactaaaaaaaagacTCAGCAGGATAaagaaattttaatttaaatacttTCAAATAATTACTAATTATTTAGATAATCTAGTATGTTCCcttaatctcttttttttcatctcatACCTACCGTTTTTGTAATTCTTGTTTGCTTGAATATTGAAAGCCTTAAATTCCTTGTTATCTCACAAGAATTTCAGTCCAGGGTCATCACAGCCTGCAAGATTCCAGTCCAAAACACTGACTGTGACCTCTGTACAAACTCTCTGAGACTTTGTACTTGTAAAAAAGCCAAAACAGAGTGAAGAAGAGCTCCTTGTGCAGCCCTGTTTTAATGTGTGCCACAGCTTAAACTTGAGGGATTATCTTGCCTTTAGCTGCTCTGCCTTCAGCTCTTTCCCATCATATACAGGAGATATCAGGAGGATCAAAGTTTTCCGTTGCCGGCTGTAAGTAATGGGGGTCCGGAAACTGTACAGAAATCCCCCAGAGAGATCAGAGAATTTCAAACAAACCCCAGACAAGGCTGTAATACACTCCTTccctgggaaaaaaaaacaaatctaccATTGGTCATAAAAGTTTTTAGACAACTCAAACTGTTGAAAAGTAGTGTACAGTGTTTGAACAAGCACAGTGCGTGTTTAGGTCTCAGGGTTTTATTGGTCCAGCATAAATGCCTAAGCACATAGGAAAAACCATGAAGAGACCACAGGAGGGAAATTGAAGCATGAGTCCTTGGATTACCGTCTGTGTAGTAGTTGCCACCATAAACTGGGAGAAAAACACTGTGACAAGAATTGTTTACCTTCAACTTCcctaaacaaactgaaaaacagaaacactgcacTTTTAGCAGCAACAACCAAGAACAAAAGAGAACAAGGACACAacattgaaaataaagtcattgtggattcttctttttaaattgcAAAATTTACCACATCCAACTGAGTCAGCCTTAAgatgtattcttaattttggtTAGCAACAGTTTGTATACACAACAACGCAGAGTGAACTTTCCACTTAAGTCTGCTTAGCCGTCCACAATGACTAATATTTCCTTTGAGTTACATCCTCCAGCTCTACAGTATGTCTGTTCTGTTCAACCAAGGAGTGATGAATTATTCTTATCACTTTATAGCTACAGTTTGTAAAATAAGAACACTCTGTTCGATGTTTTGTTCAGGAGTTTTCTTATCAGAGCATAACTGTAGCTTGTCTCTGTCTTACACAAGTGTTTATGAGACAAAAAGAAGATTTCAGTGCACATCTGCTCTGTGTTACAGCCTCAACAGTTTATTAAAAGGTTTGTATGGAATTATTTTACAATAACCAGAGATGACTACATCCAGGCATACAGTGCTTAATGCTGAAACCTCTCAACATTGCCTCTTCACTCATTGCTTTTACTCCAAGTCATGtcatcaataaaatatgtatGCAAGTAATCtgggaaagaaggaaaagtaAGCTCACAGAGAAAGACACTTCTACTGTATCTCCttattttttctacatttaatgCAACATCTTTTCAAAAGCTCAAAAGATATAAAAGCCCGTAAGAGTTAATTCAAACACAAAGGAATACATTTAAAGAAGCTTTGATGAACTTTTCAGCTGGTCTGTAACAACATCCACCTGAGGAGAAACATTTCTCTACagacaaactgaaaatgcaatCTGCAATCACCTCTGTATGGACAAGTGGTTTCTGAGGTTACTACAGCGAGGAGGAGCGAGATATAGTTTACTGGCATTTGAAGAATCTGTCCCATGTATGACCTTTCAAACATCAACTTACTGAAAGAGAGTAATGCAGTACAAAAGTTAAGCAGACTGCGTGTGTTGTGGCTGTTTTTGAGCAACTGGTTGTGACTCATCAGAGATAAGTGGACAAAGTCTCATCAGATTCTCTATTTTGACAACGATTTCACCCACAAACACGTGTTGAAGCATAGATTCCTCAGTGGGGACATCCTGAGGTTTCAGGGGGTCCCTTGCAATTTAATTTACCACAATaacagaatgtttgtttttgtcatgcaTGTTTCCTTTCTGCAGTTCTTAATTAGGGGCTTGTAGATGAATTACTCCCACTTGAGGGATCCtttatgtgaaaaaaaaaaacagagaatcaTTGTGAAACAGTAATTTCCTGCTGAAATAGAAGTGGAAACACTGAGAAGGTCTTATTGTTTACTTGCTTTAAGGACACTCTTCATGTATGTCTGAGCTTTGAGGAAATGTTGTGCAACAAAGTCCCAGAAGAGAAGTGGATTGTGTaattttgatgatattatgAAATGGGGTCAACATCTTGAGTAGAATTGCTGAATCGGCAGGCCGGTTGTGATTAATAGTTCAATGTTGTAATTTTTGCCCATCTAAGGTGATGTGCATTACTCAAGGGACAACTAAAAACTTTACAAAGCCACCTTTTAACTCAAGAGAGTCAGTGCATATTACTCTTACAATGTTGAATAGTTGTATTTCAAAttcaaaggaaaggaaaatcATCAAAATCCTGAGCAAAAATGAATCCCACTAACAATGTACCATCAAggaacaacaaaacatgtttccCTGGAATCAAAACAACCTTCAGCTATAAAAGTATTGAAATCAATGTTCCCCACAGTCTATGAAAAAGCTCTCCTGGAAGACATGTAATACTCACAACAGTATAAGTACTGTGCCTATCTCATTTATgttcattgttaaaaaaatagattCTGTAAGGAAGAAAAGATAACACTTAaaacaatgtgtttgtgtgtgtttgtgtgtgtttgtgtgggttcgtgtgggtttgtgtgggtttgtgtgtggaTCAAAGTGAATCCTCAGTGATTGGTCCCTTGCAGAAGCTCAGGCTCAGAGGCGAACAGCTCCTTGTAGAGAGGCGGAAACAGAGAGTGAGCAGTGAGCGGGTAACGCAGACTGAACCAGCGCAGCTTCTCCATGTGCAGACTGCACAGTGAACGCAACACCGCCATCTTCtgggacagctgcagagagatggagacacagagaggagtagGTGTGagaaataatataaaatgattTTAGAGGACTGAAGAGACTATCTGTTCCATACTGAGACATGTACCTTGTGCATTAGATTTGCTTGGTTGTCACGGTGAAGGATTTGTGCGATTCCTAATTCCACGCTTCTTTGCACTCGCTGAACCCTGCTTCTGTCCTCCAGACATGGACGATCTGCATGAAGACACAAGAAGACAAATAGTTTTTTGAAAGCATACAACTTGGCATTGTATTAAATCCCTAAATGTGGTAGGTGTGAATAGTAGTGTGTGGTCTAAAAAGTATAAGGATGACATGTCTATTAACAGCCACTGGGGGGCAAAAAGAGTTAAACCAAAAGGATGGATATCTGTCAACCAATTTGGTGTCTGTCTTCATTTCAAATTGAAATTAAAGTATcttaaaaagaggaaaatcaGGAACTATTttgttacaaaaacacaaaaaaatatcgAAAGATGGATCGTCAGACTGCGCCCCTGTGCAATAAATGTGGAAGGGAGGTTGGAACCTACTACCACTGTTTTTGGCAGTGCAAACTGATCAAAAGATTCTGGGGTGCAATTTCGAAAGTGGCATTTTCTGGACCTGCATCAAGAGGGACTCAGGCCTATTCATTCTCAGCCTCCCCTCAAAATCAGTTGAATTAACACGCCCACATTTTAAACTGTGACAAACTGCTGTTATTGgctagaaaatgtattttgataaaCTGGATTAAAGATAAACCGCTAACTGTTACACTGTGGTATCAAGAGTTATTCAGGGTCCTTCCTCACAAAAGGATCAGTGCGGTTCTGAGGGGTAATGAGAGGCACTTCATTGACATTTGGTCTCCTGTGTTCAGTTATTTACCCaaagcagtggttctcaaagtggggtcctgggacccctgggggtccgtgtacCATAGCATCGGGGTCCGTGcaataattagaatacatttctaataaattataaaattgtgctgtgtcattacaaaacagcatatataccattgttatgataccatttggtggctcgaagggatatgtgagtcttgctactgttaattttctgaaagcgtttaagatcaattacttgaaaagtataaatgttgtcatgttgagtccacaaggaatgaaatgaccctctgttttaaagtatacaagtggtatttacttgatttaaattgaagtgttatctgtttatcactatggaacaggtctgaagtatttagattgataagttttacaatagaaatagttccaagggcatctaagagtgcaaatggtagtaagtaTGTGCTTAGAATTGTAattgagggggtccttggaaaattttctcacctgtaaggggtccctggcctcaaaaagtttgagaacccctgaccTAAAGAACTGACTCAACTTCTGATGAGGGgacaaaatgacataaaatgGCCAAACCTGTTAATCAATAGGcatcctcttttttattttttatcattttttattgaGTCTCTCTTGTTGGTATAGCTTAGCtagctttgccttttttttcatcAGGTATTATATTTGCTTGTACTTGGTATGTGAAAACGTGAAAACGTATTATAATGGCAATAGGCATGATATCGACCTGTGGAGGGAGTGGTCTGGCGGCTGGGTTTTCCTTGTTTGGAATGTACGGTATGATATATTGgcagtatgttattttgttttatttatttatgtattttatttcttctttttttcttcttctttatcttctttatcttctttttttaaattaattaattaatttaacctgtatttaaccaggtaagccattaagaacaaattcttatttccagtgactacctggcaaaaggcacaaccttttgaggggtaaagggtcagggataagagtaatgaaacaaacacaagggtaaaaacataaaagacaagTTGAAgatgacaggacagaacagagcaaacaaCGAACAGCGTCATCAGGAGTCCGAAATAAAAGGATTAaaagcaggtgcaggtgtgtttaaggGAGTCCATGAGAGAGTCCCTGAAGGCTGATTTTGAGATGTAGTGgaccagttttaaagttttctgtaaattctctttctaatgtaaatgtctttatataatccactcttaatattttatttgaaatgtgtaaTGTGGTTTGGAGGCAAGATGTATGATCTGATTtaattctcttctgtttgtggaaaaacaaaaaacaataaaactctgtttaaaaaaaaatatgtagcAAGGGGTGACAGGACAGCACTAAAAAGAGGACACGATTTATCCCTTAAGTGttataaaatgtcaaaacttATCCTGAAGACAAAATATGGAGAAGAGGAAAGCAAAACTTTTTAAGGGTCATTCTTGATGATGGTAACCTTTTCAGATCAGGGACCAGACAGAGGTTTTTGGATGAGGGATATCAGAAATAAgactttcttttctgtctgaCTAGTAAATTAGGATGCCAGAAGTTGGAATAAGGAGACAATAGCTACATTTAGATTGCTAGACTTTTATACATATCTATTGAAAGAGACATAGAAAATGCAAAATCTTTGCCACATGATACCAGATGAGTTTGAGGATTGTATTACAGTTGTTGTGTTCTGCCTGTGTGGCTGTCCCCATTTTTTTCCTTGTATGCAACAAGACCCCTTTGAAAAACTAATGGTCAATACCACTTTGACTACAAATAGACACCAGGATGCTTTCAATACGTAAAATCTCGTCCCCTCGGccacagattctgcatttatacACAGATATCTTGTTAGTGAGGTTACCAGAGGGTAAACCAGAATTCAGGATGTCTAATGAGAGATGAAAGCTTGAAATAAGGGTAACTAGATGACTGATAAGTGTCCTAACATTTTTCTATGTTTCAAAACAGAGGGATCAAATGTGTTATAGTTGCTGGACAGGTGAGTTGATCTTACCTGCGTTGATCAGCACCAGAGCACTGAAGAGAGCAATCTGATGCTCAGTGAGCTTCAGAGCACACATGCCATGAGCGAAGTCGAACACTGCTGTGATTAAATCACCACAAGCTGCAAGAGAAGAAACCACAGAACATTGATGAAACTCGCACAACAATACATTGTGCGCCTTACATTACCCATCTTAGTGCACTGTGGGGAAGTTAAGTGTGGCGAGTGAAGAAACCCTCACCCAAAGATTTGAAGACTTCAACGCCAGCAAATTTCCCATCAAAGAAGACAGTGTTGTTCTCCGTGTTAAAGAAGCGACTCATCCGGACCAGGACCACCTCCATGGAACCTGAGACGGGGAATAGGGTCAGGTAAAAGACATATTTCATGCATTTTAACACTGTCATGGTAAACTGATGGTAAACTCACCAGTCTTCAGGAGAGCGATCTGATCATTCTGGCTCAGCATGCGGAAGCCTGGGATGTGTTTCGCGAACTCCACTACGAACTGCACGGCATCCGTTAGTCTAATAGCACAGTACTGCCACATCTCATCCACTGACTGAAAGTAAGAATATTGTACTGTGTTTATTTCTCAGACATGttttgtgagaaacattcaaataaaaaaaaatatattttcatgacACATTCAATAATTCTCAGACtcattttgctgctttttttaaatgtagcattCAAAATGTCCATATATtacctctttaaaaacagatataaaaTCATTTTAGCATATGTGCTGCTTTATATTAACTTAAGGAGGATTAACAAAGCCATTAACCTTTGTTTAAAAATCCTATTTGATCCCCTGTgatcaaagagagagaagaggaagatggGGGAAATGATTTCACAACTTGTCTCAGTTTTCTGTTTGATGACTCAAaagtttcatcttttgttttgAGGTCACACAATGTGAGTAAAGGTCTTGTCTGGGAACCAAAAAATgtgtaatcatcatcatcatcattattggTGTACTTTGTTCTGGTAGACTTGgatctcctctctgctgagcAGCTTCCATTTGAGGGCATGCAGCTCCTCCACTCTGTACTGGCTGGTCTCTCTGTGGGAACGCACGATGCTGGCACACAGCTCAtctggaaataaaaagaaatacaatacaaaatgtaaatgatGATGACAAAATAGAATGCAGAGTAGTCCACTGTGCTGTGTGCTTACCTATGTTTCTcggagagggaggaaagaggcCGTAAGGGTCCTCCAGagggctgcagggatgaatggcCATCAGATCATTAGATGGCTGTCTGGAGTTGAAACCTGAAGTTGGAATTAGAGAAAACAGAGATAGTCTTAATGCACAAACTAGGTGGAAGagatgtgcatgtgcatgtgtgaatggcTCACCTCTTATGTCAGGGTGGCCGCTGTTGTCCCCCCTCCCCTGGACTCTTGATgacggagagacagaggagcctCGGTACATCATTGCTGTCACCTGTGCCTCATTCGGAGAGCACACCAGGAAAGGGTGATCACTTGTATAGGAAAGCAGCTCTGCCTCCCCGCCGAAGGGATAGGCCATTGGCTGGAGGAGCTGCGAGGAGCGATCTTGGCGGGTCTTGGTGGGGTAGGACAGGATGGACTGGGTGTCtccctgaagctgctgctgttgctgttgctgctgctgtctgtgcCTCTCCACTTCAGCAATCAGAGAGTCCCTCTGACGCTTAGACATCCGTCCAAACTTCACCGCTGAGGAGAATCAAGATTAAGACATGAACATAAACAAGTTGCTTCACTTGAAGAGTTTATTTTGAGTGTCTGTCTGTatagatgtgtttgtgtcttaccATCTCTGCTCATGCCCTGTGCCAAGCACTTCTGCAGGCGGCAGTGTTGGCAGCGGTTGCGGCTGGTCCGGTCAATCTGACAGTTGCTCTGCCTTGAACAGGAGTAAGATACAGTAGGAAGCTGACTACGCCGGAAAAATCCCTGAAGAATAAGAACCAAGTTATACGAATGTTAGAGAGGACAACAGTATTGATATGCAAAATATAATTCTTATTTTcgataaaaacacatttatttgtgtTCAAGTTGTaaccaaaataaatcaaataaaatgttgtaAGTGTGTAAATGTAACTGCTGTGTCACTGTATCTATATCACGAGACAGTGTTAGTCATTTTGGCTCCTGCATTTCTTATCAGCTGAAATGATACCATATATCTGATATCAGACAATACTGGCTCTTAATTAATACTTTTCTTGTTgtgaataaaaagttaaaaattttGGAAAGccgtctttgttttttgttgggaGTTACAGGAACACCCTGATATCCATTTCACATCTGTCTGTGTAATATGAAGCTACAGCAAACAGTTAGCTTTGCTAAGTAAACAGCTAGCCCAGTTATGGCAAATAAAGTCAACACCAAGAAGTAATTGACCTATTATGGTATGTAATTCCACAACTTTTTATAGTTAAACTCACAGACTCTATTTTATTCtaactaaaaatatatattcatttttctagtatctttattctaatgtatttattgtatttatttactattgagtgttgcttttattatttctatgttgtaaggtgaccttgagtgtccagaaaggcggctataaataaaatgggtTATTATTAAGAGCAGGGAAGTGGTAATTTAAAggaataataagacccaacagtTACAGAAGTACACAGAGGGAATAcgggcagagtagcatcatgctaacagagctaacaccggacaaaAATGCCACATTGGagggatttcacctgctgtgggcggacaggatacaggagagcaagactgaactaactggtgaagaaggccagctcagtcctggaccctgtgcaggtggtggctgacaggagaattatggccaagctgtcgtctctgatggacatttctttcctacatatattcttgttgaaattcttgcactgtacaccttcttgtttgctgctgtaactccatgaatttccccgttgtgggacggaAAAAGGagtttcttatcttatcttatcttatcttagagagagagagagagtagaccaaacataactggccgcatataaaatgtaaatgtttgaagtgtttgctgtatgtttttgttgattgttacagttctggtttttgtttttgctctttgtatgaatggtgctttataaaacttgccttgccttaattattattataacatgtGAGTAAATTAGTGAGCTTTAGTGGCTACAGAGCTAGTTAGCGATTGTCTTCTGTTTAAAGTTGTAATGTGTCAGTCTCCTTAAGTCACTACATGAAAGCGACTGTGTTCCTCATAATGTTGAACTTATTTTTGAATACTGGTCGATTGCACGTTCCCTGTTTGTCCAGTAATGTGTATTGGATGCTGTCATCTCACCTTGCAGCCCTCACAAGTGATGACTCCATAGTGTACTCCACTGGACTTATCACCACAGATCTTGCATGGGATAACTTCAATCTgggctgcacaaacacaaaaggaaACACTTTTATGTAAACACCAATTATTTCAAATATACTTTAGCAGCTACACCTTATGGACTAGCTTAACAGATAATCTGCAGGTACACCTCAGtaaattagaatattgtgaaGAAGTTTGATAGTTGCCCTCAACTGTCACACAAGCAGTGTCTCCCATGATTGAGGTTGTGTACTCTACACACAGTGATACATCGTTTCTGTTTGAATTGCGATTTGTCAAACTCAATTGAAATATTCTAATCTTTTGAGAGaagtatttttacatttttcaagatGGAGGCCATAattatcaaaattaaaatataaaaacatttcaagaaTTTTAGTTTGCATGCAGCAAGTCTAGAATATATCACAATTTTTACTGTCTTATAGAACTGATGGAAAATATCAaactttttcacaatattcAAATTTATCGTACCTTATAGAGCTAGAATGTAGGGACACCGGGTGTTCCATTGAATAGTGCTTCCCTATCAAGATGATGCGACAGAGGATATCGAGATATGCTACTCCtgatatctttctttctttcaacattctttttattgaacattttcaaaatattaacaGTCCAGCACAGTACATTAACAGGTTGTTTGAAATATGCAGCAAATCCAAATCCAAAATACATCCGCAACAATGATCCAAAAATTCCTTAGGTCTAACATTTCAGGCAATTGCCTCTTGAGTTCCTAGATACCCCAACACCTTGGCAAACTTTGCTGTAAAGACGTCCATCTGACCTTTAATACAAAATCTTATTTTTTCTAGAGAGATATATTCTGATATCAATGATTTCCACAGATGAATTGAAGGAGGTTCATCTCCCACCCATTTGGTCACTACTCCTGAAATCTTAAATTAAGGGTTTGTTGAAGTATTGAGCAAAACACTTCCATTTTTCTCACAGTGCAGATGGAGTGAGTAGAAGTATAAAGTGATTCTGTACTGCAACATTATTTATTGGGGAATATTATAACTGATATGTGTTTGTCCTGAAATTTTAGATAAAGGTTTTGTGTAAAAAGTTTGCACCCCATATCTGAAAATGCAAATGGTGAAATTGTTGGTGTACTAAAAAACTACATGGGAATATGTAATATGTAAAAAGATTTGGTACTGCAAACTGATGGCCTCCATTGGTTTTGCTCATAGCAACACAACTCAACAGAACACCTGTTTACCTCAGCAACTAAATCCCTCCCCTCAAAGTtggttgctgtttgtttgtagaTGGCACAATATCACCCCAATAATTCAAGTGTTGAATGATTCTCACCGTGAGAACTTCTGTCTTTTGCTGTACTTCCCCTTCAAAATCTATCGGTTGTTGTGTGACCAGAGCAAACCAAGGGTATTTTCCTCTCAATGACTTCTTGCCTTAATAACAATGAacaaaataacatcaaatacaacaaagagAGTACTCTGTGGACGTGGAATATTTTCAAATGGAGAAGGGCGGAGAGTATGAAGGTGTCAACCTCAGAGTTCTTTCAAGTGGTTGACTggcttctctctcactctgactgTCCCTCTTTCATGTCATCTTTTACTTTGTGATCCTTCTCTATCTCGCTCACAAAGGACACGGCTGCCAGTAATGTATTCTGTCTCCTTCATCACTGCCAGTAATGGCCATCCCCCTCCCACCCCCCATGCCCCTGATCTGTGTTAGCTCTCACACCCCCCTGTCTCTCTGCTTAGTAGTGATTTTTGTCAGAATCAGATTAATTCAAGTaccacaaatgtaaaaaaaaaaaagtctctgtAACAGGTGTAAACAATTTTGATTTTgaattccccccaaaaaattacAAAGAACTTAGcatcaaattctgtttaacTTTACTAAACTGCAACTAATGAAATCACACATCCAGGAAGCAGAGAACAGTGTTGTAATGTTCTCACGGTTATCTATTGTAAATGCCTTTGTATCTTTTCATACTATCTCTTCACACCTTCCTCAAATGCATCCACTGCGTGATCATGATCTGCTAGACAAGTCTACATGCTGATCCATATATACAGTAGTATTTGTATTTCCGTGCATAACTGTGTCAGATTTTGTTGCAAGTATGTgttagtgtgtcagtgtgtgcccTCTTTATCTGGAGCCACAGGGACCACCCTGAAAAGGACTGTCA
Coding sequences within:
- the rorc gene encoding nuclear receptor ROR-alpha B, which produces MEYEEFDVLQTDMPIKTGGVVSKRTHLTQIEVIPCKICGDKSSGVHYGVITCEGCKGFFRRSQLPTVSYSCSRQSNCQIDRTSRNRCQHCRLQKCLAQGMSRDAVKFGRMSKRQRDSLIAEVERHRQQQQQQQQQLQGDTQSILSYPTKTRQDRSSQLLQPMAYPFGGEAELLSYTSDHPFLVCSPNEAQVTAMMYRGSSVSPSSRVQGRGDNSGHPDIRGFNSRQPSNDLMAIHPCSPLEDPYGLFPPSPRNIDELCASIVRSHRETSQYRVEELHALKWKLLSREEIQVYQNKSVDEMWQYCAIRLTDAVQFVVEFAKHIPGFRMLSQNDQIALLKTGSMEVVLVRMSRFFNTENNTVFFDGKFAGVEVFKSLACGDLITAVFDFAHGMCALKLTEHQIALFSALVLINADRPCLEDRSRVQRVQRSVELGIAQILHRDNQANLMHKLSQKMAVLRSLCSLHMEKLRWFSLRYPLTAHSLFPPLYKELFASEPELLQGTNH